In Pseudomonas sp. PDNC002, the DNA window GGAGCATGCGGCGTTCGCTGTCCAGGTCCAGGCCGTAGCCGGACTTCACTTCCAGCACGGTCACGCCGTCGGCCAACAACGGGCGGGCGCGCTTGATGGCGCTGGCCAGCAGTTCCTCCTCGCTGGCCTCGCGGGTGGCGCGCACGGTGCTGGCGATGCCGCCGCCAGCCGCCGCGATCTCGGCGTAGCTGACGCCGTTCAGGCGCTGCTCGAACTCGCCGCTACGGTCGCCGCCGAACACCAGGTGCGTGTGGCAATCGATGAAGCCGGGCGTGACCCAGGCGCCGCCCAGATCGGTGCTCTGCACAGGGCGCTCAGGCAGTTCGGCGCGCGGGCCGATCCAGGCGATGCGCTCGCCCTCGGTGATGATTGCGGCGTCCTCGATGATCGCGTAGCGGCCATCCTTCATCGTCGCCGCGTGGCAGTGGTGCCAGAGGTGTTTCATTGCAGTCTCCCGATGCTCGCACCGACGCCGTCCAGCGCCGCCGGGTCGGCCAGCAGCGCGGTGGCGCGGTCGATGTCCGGCGCCAGCCAGCGGTCGCTATCGTAGGCCGGCACCTGCTCGCGCAGCAGGCTCCAGGCACAGTCGGTGCCGGCGCCGAATCGCTGCGGCTTGAGGAATTCGAAGGCCTGGGCGGCCAGCAGGTATTCAATGGCGAAGATGCGCCGGGTGTTGTCGATGGCGCGGCCGAGCTTGAGCGCGGCACTGGTACCCAGGCTCAGGTGGTCTTCCTGCAGGCCGGAGGTGACGAAGTTGTCCACCACCGCCGGTTGCGCCAGCTGACGGTTCTCGCCGGCCAGGGAGGCGGCGACGTACTGCACGATCATCATCCCCGAGTTGACGCCCGGCTGGCTCACCAGGAAGGCCGGCAGGCCGCTGACCAGCGGGTTGATCAGGCGATCCAGGCGACGCTCGGCCACGCCGCCCAGCTCTGCCACGGCAATGGCCAGCAGGTCGGCGGCCATGGCCACGGATTCGCCGTGGGGGTTGGCCTGGGACACCACGCGGTAGTCGTCCGGCGTACCCAGCACCAGCGGGTTGTCGGTGGCGGAATTCAGTTCGGTCTCGATCTGCTTCGCCGCGTGTTCCAGCTGATCGCGGCAAGCGCCGTGGATCTGCGGCATGGAGCGGATGCTCAGCGCGTCCTGGGTACGGATACCCTTGCTGCTGGCGATGACTTCGCTGCCTTCGAGCAGCGCGCGCAGGTTGGCACCGACCTTCTGCATGCCCGGGTGCGGCTTGAGCGCGATGATCTCGGCGTCGAAGGCGTCGATCTGTCCGCGCAGGGCCTCGAAGCTCATGGCGCCGATCACGTCGGCCCATTGCGTCAGGCGGGTCGCGTCATCCAGGGCGAGACAGCTCAGGCCGGTCATGCACGGCGTGCCGTTGACCAGGCAGAGCCCATCCTTGGCGCCCAGCTGCACTGGCTCCAGGCCTTCGGCGGCCAGCGCGCGGGCAGCGGGAACGATCTCACCGCGATAGCTCACCTCACCGATGCCCAGCAGCGCCACGCCGACGTGGGCCATGTGGGTCAGGTAGCCGACCGAAC includes these proteins:
- the hutH gene encoding histidine ammonia-lyase, whose amino-acid sequence is MSSTITFGNGPLRWQDLVAVARHGARLQLSPAAWARIDNAHGIVERIVSRGERAYGISTGLGALCNVVLQGEQLAQLSRNTLLSHACGVGEPLKDEQTRAIIAAAIANYSHGKSGLHRRVVEALVALLNHGITPHVPSQGSVGYLTHMAHVGVALLGIGEVSYRGEIVPAARALAAEGLEPVQLGAKDGLCLVNGTPCMTGLSCLALDDATRLTQWADVIGAMSFEALRGQIDAFDAEIIALKPHPGMQKVGANLRALLEGSEVIASSKGIRTQDALSIRSMPQIHGACRDQLEHAAKQIETELNSATDNPLVLGTPDDYRVVSQANPHGESVAMAADLLAIAVAELGGVAERRLDRLINPLVSGLPAFLVSQPGVNSGMMIVQYVAASLAGENRQLAQPAVVDNFVTSGLQEDHLSLGTSAALKLGRAIDNTRRIFAIEYLLAAQAFEFLKPQRFGAGTDCAWSLLREQVPAYDSDRWLAPDIDRATALLADPAALDGVGASIGRLQ